Sequence from the uncultured Bacteroides sp. genome:
CTGCTCAACCTGTTGTTTTGTTAGCTGAGTAGGCTTACCCATATCAAGATAAGTGGTATATGCATCGTTGGTGCGGTATCCTACTTTATACAGTTCAAGTACATAATCGCCTTCGGGAACATTGGATACGGCTATTTTCACCTTTCCTTTTGACTTTGCAGACAGATCGCGTACATAATACCCCTGATTATTTACAGAATCTCCGGGATGAGTATTGGTAAAGTCCCATAAAAGCACTTGAATATTACCTTTGGCATCTTTGCATACCCATGAACAGGAATCTTTATTAACGAGTTCCGTATTACCAAGCTTATTGATAAATTTGAAAGAATAAAAAGCTGGTTTATTGATGCCCTGAGTGTTCAGCAAGCCAAATCCGCCATGAAAAGGTGTGAAACGCGGACCAGCTTCTTCAAAAATATCTGTGAAAACCCAATATGACATTGAAGTGGCTGCTGTTCCTACTTTCTTAAGTCTATCAAGTATATAAGCTGCCTGATGATAGCTGTCGTGAATAGGATCGGCCGGTGTATAAGAAGAACTCCATTCTGTATAGTGTAATTCCAGTCCGGGCATGGCAGATTGTGATATCTGCTTACGGGAATTAAGAACGTCACCGCTGACCGACATCGGATCTTTACTAAGAACAGTTCCGGAATTCCCAAATTCATCTAAAAAGCCTTGCTTTACACCATAGGCATGAGTACTGATAAAGTCGAGTGGAAGACTGTTCTCATTGCAGAAACTAATCATCTCGGGCACCCATGCAGCACCGGCAGTAGCCGGTCCACCAACCCTATATTCTTTATTTACTGACTTTATCGCATTTACGCTGTAAGTATATAATTTGAAATATTCAGCTTGTGTGCCAGCCCAGAAGCCATTCAGGTTTGGCTCATTCCAGACTTCAAAATACCAGCTTTTAACCTCTTCTATTCCGTAACGTTGGGTAAAATGGAGTGTTAGATTGCGGATAAGCTCTGCCCACTTATTATAATCCTTAGGTGGGGTAACATTTCCTCTCCACCAGAAAATAGTCTGGTTGCCACTGGCTAATGCAGATGGCATAAAGCCCAGTTCCACAAAAGGTTTTATTCCTATACTTAGCAAGTAGTCATATAAAGCATCTATATACTGGAAATTATATTCTGGATTTCCGTTTTTATCTTCTTTGTAAACAGCCATATCGTCAGAAAGCAAGCCATGCATACGGATATATTTAAAATCACATGCTTTCTTTACGTAAGCAAGCTGTTGCTGCCAGTCGGCACGCAATCCTTCATTGGCACGCCCTGCTCCAATACATTCCAGTGGCATCCTGTTGAAAGATCCTTTCTCTTTGGAAAAATCAACGACCAATTCTCTGGCATTTAATTTGGCTGTCTGTTTCTTTTTTACAGGAAGCGCTGAATAAGAATTTTGTGAAACAGATAAAATAATGAGTAGCAATAAAAACTTTAATAGATTTTGTTTTACTGAATAGAATTTAGGCATAAGATTTTTAAGTTTAATGTTTTTCATAGTACAAACATACACCAATTATGATAAACAAAGGTACTGAAATGTTTCAAATAAGTAGCAATAATGTATTTGCACTACAGTATTAGTTTAAATTATCAAGCGCGGGCAATTTTATCTAACAAAAAAAGATATCATTGCCCGCGCATAAATTTTTAATTAATCTAAATTCATTGTTTACACATTGATGGTTTTTATTTTTCCATCTTCTGTATATTCCAGTTCACAAACCTTCAGACTGCGAAGCCATGTTTGCCCTCCCGAAGGAACACAATCATGATGGAACAAATACCATTTGCCCTTGTATTCAGCTATTGCATGATGAGTAGTCCAGCCCACCACCGGAGGCAATATCACTCCCTGATATACAAAAGGGCCATAAGGATTGTCACCAATAGCATAGCATAACAAATGAGTGTCACCTGTAGAATAAGAGAAATAGTATTTCCCGTTATACTTATGCACCCACGAAGCTTCAAAGAACCTGCGGTTGTTATCGCCTGCTGTCAACGGTTTACCAGCTTCATCAAGAACGATAACAGGCTTGGGCTCTTCAGCAAACTCGAGCATATCCTTACTCAATTTTACTACACGTGAAGGAATAGCTGATTCACCATCGGCCGGAAAAGAAGCACTTTCCAAGGCTTTATTATCACGATAACGCTGAAGCTGTC
This genomic interval carries:
- a CDS encoding glycoside hydrolase; translated protein: MPKFYSVKQNLLKFLLLLIILSVSQNSYSALPVKKKQTAKLNARELVVDFSKEKGSFNRMPLECIGAGRANEGLRADWQQQLAYVKKACDFKYIRMHGLLSDDMAVYKEDKNGNPEYNFQYIDALYDYLLSIGIKPFVELGFMPSALASGNQTIFWWRGNVTPPKDYNKWAELIRNLTLHFTQRYGIEEVKSWYFEVWNEPNLNGFWAGTQAEYFKLYTYSVNAIKSVNKEYRVGGPATAGAAWVPEMISFCNENSLPLDFISTHAYGVKQGFLDEFGNSGTVLSKDPMSVSGDVLNSRKQISQSAMPGLELHYTEWSSSYTPADPIHDSYHQAAYILDRLKKVGTAATSMSYWVFTDIFEEAGPRFTPFHGGFGLLNTQGINKPAFYSFKFINKLGNTELVNKDSCSWVCKDAKGNIQVLLWDFTNTHPGDSVNNQGYYVRDLSAKSKGKVKIAVSNVPEGDYVLELYKVGYRTNDAYTTYLDMGKPTQLTKQQVEQIKKLNDGSPVSKEIVKVKAGITFTKEMDLRENDVYLLNLVKL
- a CDS encoding glycoside hydrolase family 43 protein, whose amino-acid sequence is MKTVRYLVENDYMADPAVHVFNGRLYIYPSHDWESGIPENDNGDHFDMRDYHVFSTDDVMNGEIKDHGIVLKVDDIAWAGRQLWDCDVACKDGKYYMYFPLKDKNDVFHIGVAVSDCPEGPFIPQPDPIKGSYSIDPAILDDGDGNYYMYFGGLWGGQLQRYRDNKALESASFPADGESAIPSRVVKLSKDMLEFAEEPKPVIVLDEAGKPLTAGDNNRRFFEASWVHKYNGKYYFSYSTGDTHLLCYAIGDNPYGPFVYQGVILPPVVGWTTHHAIAEYKGKWYLFHHDCVPSGGQTWLRSLKVCELEYTEDGKIKTINV